Sequence from the Bremerella volcania genome:
ACTGTTTGAAGAGGATTGGCAGTGGCGGCTGAACCATTTCCCCACGCTCGGCACGTCGATTGGTGATCCGCGAGGCAACGACAAGTGGACCGATCTCTCTCAAGCCGCCATCGACCAGCGAAAAAAGCATCCGCATGAACTTCTCGAAAAGCTCCAGGCGATCGATGCCAGTCAGCTCACCGGCCAGGACTTGTTGTCGTACGAGTTGTTCGACTACAACGTCCGCCGACAGATCGAAGGGCAGAAGTATCCCACCGAGTTATTGGCGATCGACCAGCTTGGGGGCCCGCAGTTCGACCTGGCATTCACGGCCGAGCAGATGCCGTTCAAGACGGTGAAGGACTACGAAAACTACATCGCGCGGCTCAACAGCTATCCCGAGTTTCTTCAGCGAAACACCGACCTATTGCGTAAAGGAATCGAAACTCGGTGGGTACAACCGCCTGGCCCGCTGCGTAGCATCCCCAAGCAGATCAGCGGTCAGGTATTGGCCGATGCGACCGACAGCCCGCTGTACAAGCCATTCCAGGACTTCCCCGATTCGATTTCCCAGGAAGAGCAAGATCGACTGGCCAAGCTGGGCAAGTCGGCCATCGCCGATCGCGTCTTTCCCGCCATGCTGAAGCTGAAGTCGTTCATCGAAGACGAATACTTGCCCAATGGCGCCGAAATCATCGGTGCGGCCGCGCTGCCCGATGGCCGCGATTACTACGCATACAAGTGCCGCTACTCGACGACGACCGATCTGACGCCGCAAGAGATCCACGAGATCGGCATGAGCGAGGTGAAGCGGATTCGCGGCGAGATGGAGAAAGTGATTCGCGAGTCTGGCTTCGAGGGAAGCTTCGACGAGTTTATCCACTTCCTAAAGACCGATCCGCAGTTCTATTACACCGAGGCCGACGACCTGCTGATTGGGTATCGCGACATTGCCAAGCGGGTCGATGCCGAACTGCCAAAGCTATTCGTCGAACTGCCGCGGCTTCCTTACGGCGTGCGGGCATTCCCCGATTACGAAGCCCCCAATCAGACCTCGGCCCGGTACTATCCTGGCTCGTCGGAAGCCGCCCGGGCAGGGTTCTTCATGGCCAACACCTACGCGCTGGATAGCCGTCCCAAGTACGAGATGGAGGCCCTCACGCTGCACGAGGCGTGTCCTGGTCATCATCTGCAGATTGCCCGAGCCCAAGAGCTGACCGACCTTCCCCGCTTCCGCCGCGAGGGGCACTACACGGCGTACGTCGAAGGGTGGGCCTTGTACGCCGAGTCGCTGGGCGAAGAGATGGGCTTCTATCAAACCCCCTACGACAAGTTCGGCCAGCTGACTTTCGAGATGTGGCGGGCCTGCCGGCTGGTGGTCGATACCGGCATGCACAACATGGGCTGGAGCCGCGCCCAAGCCATTAAGTTCTTCAAGGAAAACAGCGGCAAGAGTGACCTGGAAGTCGCCGTCGAAATCGACCGGTACATCGTCTGGCCTGGCCAGGCGTTGGCCTACAAAATCGGCGAACTGAAGATCAAAGAGCTGCGCGCCAAAGCCGAGCAGCAATTGGGAGATGACTTTGATCTTCGCCAGTTCCACAACACCGTCCTGGATAATGGTGCGATTCCGCTGCCTGTGCTCGAACGCCTGATCGATCGCTGGATCGCCGAGCAAAAAACGGCAAAAGCAAGTTAAGTCCGAAAAACTGCTGCGGTTTAAGCAACTACCGCAATGTTCAACCCTTATCCTCAGCATTTTTCATGGACTTGGTCAACCTACTTCTGATCAACGCAGGCGTCGTCGCAGGGTGCATGGTTTGCCTGTGGCTGCTTAGTCTCTGGCTGAAGGACGCCAGTATCGTCGACCTCTTCTGGGGCTTCGGTTTCGTGGTGATTTCGTGGGTGTCTCTGTTGAACGCCGCCGCTCCGACGACCGCTGCCTGGGTGACGACCATCCTGGTGACTATCTGGGGCTGTCGGCTCGCCGGATACTTGAGCTGGCGGAACATCGGCCACGGCGAGGATTCTCGCTATACCGAAATGCGCAAAAAGCCAGGACGCAACTTCGCCCTGTTCAGTCTTGTGGTGATCTTCGGGCTACAAGGGACGATCATGTGGATCGTCTCGCTCCCCTTGCAGGTTATACCGACCCTCGATGCCAGCTTCTCGACGCTCACGCCGTTTGGCCTGATGCTGTGGCTGGTCGGCCTCAGTTTCGAGAGCATCGGCGACTACCAACTTGCACGCTTCAAAGGAAATCCTCAAAACCGCGGTAAGGTATTGGATCAAGGGCTCTGGCACTACACACGGCATCCGAACTACTTCGGCGACTTCCTCGTCTGGTGTGGCTATTACGTGCTGGCCATCTCGTTCGATGCGTCGGCGTGGTGGACGATCATCGGCCCGGCCCTGATGACCTTCTGCCTGCTCTGGTTCTCAGGCGTCGCCCATCTCGAGAAGCGCATTCAAACACGGCGGCCGGAGTACGCCGATTACATCCGCCGAACGAGCAGCTTCTTCCCCTGGCCGCCGGCTCCGAAAGAAGATTCGGCCAGCGTCACGACTCATTCCCACTCACCCACCTCATAGAAAGCTCGTCATGAATCGTCAACGGATCGCGGTGATTGGGGGCGGGATCAGTGGCAACCTGGTGGCCCGCCTGCTGCATAACGATCATGATGTCACACTATTCGAGGCCGCCAGCTATCCAGGCGGGCACAGTAACACGGTCACTTGCCAACTCGACGGCGAAACTTACGACGTCGACACCGGGTTCATGGTCTTCAATGACCGAACCTATCCTAATTTCTGTCGCCTGCTGGATATGCTGGGGGTCGAAGCACAAGACAGCGACATGAGCTTCAGCGTTCGCTGCGAAAAGACCGGGCTGGAATATCAAGGAAGCAGCCTCCGAGGCCTATTTCCCAGCTGGCGTAACATGACCTCCCTTCGCTATTGGAATATGTTGCGGGACATCTTGCGGTTTAACCGCCTGGGGACCGAAGCCGTCCGGCAGGCAACCATCGGCGAGGGAGAAACGGTCGGGCAGTTCCTCAAGCGCTGCCGCGTTGGGGACATGTTCCTGGAGAAATACCTCGTACCAATGGCCGCCGCGATCTGGTCAGCCGATCCGCAGCAGATCCTTGGCTTCCCGGCCCAGTTCTTCCTGGGCTTCTGCGACAACCACGGCCTGATGGCAATCACCAACCGGCCGCAATGGAAGACGATCGTCGGCGGATCAAAGCAGTATGTGCGAAAGCTGATCGAACCCCTGGGGGACCGCGTTCGCTTGAACTCGCCAGTGAAACGTGTTCTGCGAAACGATGAGCAAGTCACGGTGATCACGAGAGACGATCAGGCCGAAACGTTCGATCAGGTCGTCTTCGCCACGCATGCCGATCAAACGCTGAAGATGCTCGACCAGCCCACGCCACTGGAGCAAGAAATCCTCGGCCACTTCCCCTATCAGCCCAACGATGCGGTCCTGCATACCGACACGCGGCTCTTGCCCAAGCACCGTCATGCGTGGGCCAGTTGGAACTATTTGCTGCCCGATGGCCATCAGACGACCGCCAGCGTGACCTATGACCTTTCTCGCCTGCAGAGGGTCGCCTCTCCTACGCCAATCCTGTTGAGCCTGAACATTACCGACCGCATCGATCCGACGAAGATCTTACAGCAGATGCAGTACGACCACCCGGCGTTCAATCGCCACTCGTATGCCACCCAGAAGCGTCTGCCGGAACTGCAGGGGCAGCGGCAGACGTACTTCTGTGGTGGCTGGTGTGGCTATGGGTTTCACGAGGATGGGGTGAAGAGTGCCTTGGCCGTTGCCGCTTACTTTGGAAAGAACTTGGACGCATGCACAGTTGCCTGTACGAAGGAACGGTCTCCCACACACGCCATGGCCCCGTCAAGCATCAGTTTGACTACCGCCTGACGATGGCCTACTTCGACCTGGCCGAAATCGACCAGGTCGTCGGTCCGGGCAAAGTGTTGTCCGACCATCGACGGGCTGCTATTTCGTTCCCGCGCGACGTTCACCTGCGCTCGCAGCGAGGCTCGCTCGAGCAGCGCGTTCGATCGCTCGTTTCGAAAGAATTAGGCGAGTGCCCCACAGGCCCAATCCACTTGCTGACGCAGCTCCGATACTTCGGGCACTATTTCAGCCCATTGAACCTCTTCTTTGTGTACCGTGCGCCGGACAGCGCCTTCCCGGCCATCATCCTGGCGGAAGTCAACAACATCCCCTGGGGCGAGCAACAAGTTTATGTGCTGAAGCCGACTTGGAGCGAAGCCGATCAGGCCTATGCCTACGAGCACCCCAAGCAGATGCACGTCTCGCCGTTCATGCCGATGAACCACACCTACCGCTGGTCGTTTCGCTCGGTAGGGCAGCAGCTGATTGTGGGGCTCGAGAACCATGAAGAGGGCCGCCCCGTTTTCCACGCGGGAATGTCTTTGGAAAAAAAACCGTTAGCACACCGCACCATTCAACGGTTCTTATGGCGTTTGCCTGCAATGAGCCTGAAAGTCGTTGCCGCAATCTACTATGAAGCTTGGAAACTTTGGTGGAAACGATGTCCCATATACCCTCACCCGCAGAGTCAGCACGCAGCCCGCGCGGCTGTTCAAGTGACCGAACCGGCCTAGCGGAACTTGCGATCGAACATCCCTCGTTGCGGCTGCGGAAGGCGCTTCCTCAAGTATCCGCAGGCCTCCACTGCTACGTGGCGCGGCAATGC
This genomic interval carries:
- a CDS encoding DUF885 domain-containing protein, with the translated sequence MSLLRLVAVAMVTLAAIPTSLIAQDSTAAAQLHQLFEEDWQWRLNHFPTLGTSIGDPRGNDKWTDLSQAAIDQRKKHPHELLEKLQAIDASQLTGQDLLSYELFDYNVRRQIEGQKYPTELLAIDQLGGPQFDLAFTAEQMPFKTVKDYENYIARLNSYPEFLQRNTDLLRKGIETRWVQPPGPLRSIPKQISGQVLADATDSPLYKPFQDFPDSISQEEQDRLAKLGKSAIADRVFPAMLKLKSFIEDEYLPNGAEIIGAAALPDGRDYYAYKCRYSTTTDLTPQEIHEIGMSEVKRIRGEMEKVIRESGFEGSFDEFIHFLKTDPQFYYTEADDLLIGYRDIAKRVDAELPKLFVELPRLPYGVRAFPDYEAPNQTSARYYPGSSEAARAGFFMANTYALDSRPKYEMEALTLHEACPGHHLQIARAQELTDLPRFRREGHYTAYVEGWALYAESLGEEMGFYQTPYDKFGQLTFEMWRACRLVVDTGMHNMGWSRAQAIKFFKENSGKSDLEVAVEIDRYIVWPGQALAYKIGELKIKELRAKAEQQLGDDFDLRQFHNTVLDNGAIPLPVLERLIDRWIAEQKTAKAS
- a CDS encoding NAD(P)/FAD-dependent oxidoreductase: MNRQRIAVIGGGISGNLVARLLHNDHDVTLFEAASYPGGHSNTVTCQLDGETYDVDTGFMVFNDRTYPNFCRLLDMLGVEAQDSDMSFSVRCEKTGLEYQGSSLRGLFPSWRNMTSLRYWNMLRDILRFNRLGTEAVRQATIGEGETVGQFLKRCRVGDMFLEKYLVPMAAAIWSADPQQILGFPAQFFLGFCDNHGLMAITNRPQWKTIVGGSKQYVRKLIEPLGDRVRLNSPVKRVLRNDEQVTVITRDDQAETFDQVVFATHADQTLKMLDQPTPLEQEILGHFPYQPNDAVLHTDTRLLPKHRHAWASWNYLLPDGHQTTASVTYDLSRLQRVASPTPILLSLNITDRIDPTKILQQMQYDHPAFNRHSYATQKRLPELQGQRQTYFCGGWCGYGFHEDGVKSALAVAAYFGKNLDACTVACTKERSPTHAMAPSSISLTTA
- a CDS encoding DUF1365 domain-containing protein: MHSCLYEGTVSHTRHGPVKHQFDYRLTMAYFDLAEIDQVVGPGKVLSDHRRAAISFPRDVHLRSQRGSLEQRVRSLVSKELGECPTGPIHLLTQLRYFGHYFSPLNLFFVYRAPDSAFPAIILAEVNNIPWGEQQVYVLKPTWSEADQAYAYEHPKQMHVSPFMPMNHTYRWSFRSVGQQLIVGLENHEEGRPVFHAGMSLEKKPLAHRTIQRFLWRLPAMSLKVVAAIYYEAWKLWWKRCPIYPHPQSQHAARAAVQVTEPA
- a CDS encoding DUF1295 domain-containing protein: MDLVNLLLINAGVVAGCMVCLWLLSLWLKDASIVDLFWGFGFVVISWVSLLNAAAPTTAAWVTTILVTIWGCRLAGYLSWRNIGHGEDSRYTEMRKKPGRNFALFSLVVIFGLQGTIMWIVSLPLQVIPTLDASFSTLTPFGLMLWLVGLSFESIGDYQLARFKGNPQNRGKVLDQGLWHYTRHPNYFGDFLVWCGYYVLAISFDASAWWTIIGPALMTFCLLWFSGVAHLEKRIQTRRPEYADYIRRTSSFFPWPPAPKEDSASVTTHSHSPTS